In one Liolophura sinensis isolate JHLJ2023 chromosome 11, CUHK_Ljap_v2, whole genome shotgun sequence genomic region, the following are encoded:
- the LOC135477892 gene encoding uncharacterized protein LOC135477892 isoform X1: protein MSTRSPVYSSLMPTLLRSKSRDQRLDPKFTAGEPVRREVNRMSLSEVITHPISTQSSVLSNHKSEPAIDEADAAALLGHIEKRPSSQSARSSLPDLTGWHWLGLNPSNDEDTDTNSGIIRSRDRMPRWFMRHARMCVTVTCCLLYLLAMCLSVNCNETSSQSFPENASLKATKSCTMKMWIQILRSLKFPLISILGVISISFVTRLVFFLCALYTWRCQFQRSAAASFGPFTKPAKLLQMFIIVCLVIAIYTLCSLAFNEDLTFVWAEVFAPAGLATIITVSLGIEGDTEFEKNFQHKNEKDGYVYGLAHAYFQDMLEPFLTPWGQRQTLLRWWSDYGPSETFLVLLVECTHFAEEVFMNEELAQDVEIVDTKNGVFLLRISLGRKNDRFFYVHVPVLINEHLLSVHDWFRSDGRTRLPLDEQKAEYEATLYKLLRDKRQAVDGALGRVLFWRIPNVSVQRIPDILRRGLYRAFGTPNSESFLENITQVWAQNTNDKATGSPEMVRRRISNSDRSSSNRDSAMSGSSGWSTCSTGTC, encoded by the exons ATGTCTACTAGATCGCCAGTCTATTCCTCACTGATGCCTACCCTTCTAAG GTCCAAATCACGAGATCAGCGACTAGATCCCAAATTCACAGCAGGGGAGCCTGTGCGAAGGGAAGTAAACAGAATGAGTTTATCAGAGGTCATCACCCATCCCATCAGCACGCAGAGCAGTGTATTATCCAATCACAAATCTG aaCCTGCAATCGATGAAGCAGATGCAGCAGCTCTCCTAGGGCACATCGAAAAGAG ACCTTCTTCACAGAGCGCAAGATCCAGTTTACCTGACCTGACAGGATGGCACTGGCTTGGGTTGAACCCGAGCAACGACGAAGACACCGACACCAATTCAGGGATCATCAGATCTCGTGATAGAATGCCGCGATGGTTCATGCGTCACGCCCGCATGTGTGTCACCGTCACCTGTTGCCTTCTGTATCTACTAGCGATGTGTCTCTCTGTCAACTGCAACGAAACAAGCAGCCAGAGTTTCCCTGAGAACGCCTCACTTAAGGCTACCAAGTCGTGTACCATGAAAATGTGGATACAAATCCTGCGGAGCCTAAAGTTCCCATTAATATCTATCCTCGGCGTCATTAGCATCTCTTTCGTTACCAGGCTGGTGTTTTTCCTATGTGCGCTTTACACATGGCGGTGTCAGTTTCAACGGTCAGCCGCCGCCTCATTTGGACCTTTCACAAAACCTGCAAAACTGCTTCAAATGTTCATCATTGTCTGTCTAGTTATCGCCATTTATACACTCTGCTCCCTAGCCTTCAACGAGGACTTGACGTTCGTATGGGCAGAAGTTTTTGCCCCTGCTGGATTAGCCACCATCATAACGGTAAGCCTAGGCATAGAAGGGGACACCGAGTTCGAGAAGAATTTCCAGCACAAGAATGAAAAAGACGGTTATGTGTATGGTCTGGCTCATGCGTACTTTCAAGATATGCTCGAACCCTTCCTGACACCCTGGGGTCAACGGCAGACTCTCCTGAGGTGGTGGAGCGACTACGGCCCTTCAGAAACCTTTCTCGTTCTTCTTGTAGAATGTACTCATTTTGCTGAAGAGGTATTTATGAATGAGGAATTGGCTCAAGATGTCGAAATCGTTGACACaaaaaatggtgtgtttttgcTGAGAATTAGCTTGGGGCGTAAAAATGATCGTTTTTTCTATGTTCATGTGCCCGTGTTGATCAACGAGCATCTGCTATCAGTGCACGACTGGTTCCGCTCCGATGGCCGAACCCGTCTACCTCTAGACGAACAGAAGGCAGAGTACGAAGCTACTTTGTACAAGCTTCTACGTGACAAACGACAGGCGGTGGACGGGGCGCTGGGAAGGGTGCTTTTTTGGCGAATTCCAAACGTTTCCGTCCAGCGTATCCCTGACATTCTTCGCCGTGGTCTCTATCGTGCATTCGGAACGCCAAATTCAGAATCATTCCTAGAAAATATCACTCAAGTTTGGGCTCAAAACACTAATGACAAGGCGACTGGCAGTCCTGAGATGGTCCGCCGAAGAATATCTAATAGCGACAGAAGCTCTAGCAATCGTGATTCTGCTATGTCTGGGTCCAGCGGATGGTCCACGTGTTCCACTGGAACATGTTAA
- the LOC135478123 gene encoding ovarian abundant message protein-like, with translation MFIADVAIAEYIVLIADVPITGYITLIADVPITGYITLIADVPIAEYIMLIADVPITGYMMPIADVPTAGYIMFIVDVAIAEYIVLIADVPIAGYIMVIADVPIAGYIMLIADVPIAEYIMFIADVTIAEYIVHIADVPIAEYIMLIADVPITGYMMPIADVPTAGYIMFIVDVAIAEYIVLIADVPIAGYIMVIADVPIAGYIMLIADVPIAEYIMFIADATIAEYIVHIADVPIAEYIMPIADVPIAGYTMLIAGVPIAGYIMFIADVAIAEYIVLIADVTIAEYIVLIADVTIAEYIVLIADVPIAEYIMLIADVTIAEYIVLIADVPIAEYIMPIADVPIAGYMMLIAGVPIAGYIMFIVDVPIAEYIMLIADVPIAEYIMPIADVPIAGYMMPIAGVPIAGYIMFIADVAIAEYIVLIAAVPIAEYIMLIADVPIAGYMTLIVDVPIG, from the coding sequence ATGTTCATAGCCGATGTGGCTATCGCAGAATACATCGTGCTCATAGCCGATGTGCCTATCACAGGATATATCACGCTCATAGCCGATGTGCCTATCACAGGATATATCACGCTCATAGCCGATGTGCCTATCGCAGAATACATCATGCTCATAGCCGATGTGCCTATCACAGGATATATGATGCCCATAGCCGATGTGCCTACCGCAGGATACATCATGTTCATAGTCGATGTGGCTATCGCAGAATACATCGTGCTCATAGCCGATGTGCCTATCGCGGGATATATCATGGTCATAGCCGATGTGCCTATCGCGGGATATATCATGCTCATAGCCGATGTGCCTATCGCAGAATACATCATGTTCATAGCCGATGTGACTATAGCAGAATACATCGTGCACATAGCCGATGTGCCTATCGCAGAATACATCATGCTCATAGCCGATGTGCCTATCACAGGATATATGATGCCCATAGCCGATGTGCCTACCGCAGGATACATCATGTTCATAGTCGATGTGGCTATCGCAGAATACATCGTGCTCATAGCCGATGTGCCTATCGCGGGATATATCATGGTCATAGCCGATGTGCCTATCGCGGGATATATCATGCTCATAGCCGATGTGCCTATCGCAGAATACATCATGTTCATAGCCGATGCGACTATAGCAGAATACATCGTGCACATAGCCGATGTGCCTATCGCAGAATACATCATGCCCATAGCCGATGTGCCTATCGCAGGATATACGATGCTCATAGCCGGTGTACCTATCGCAGGATATATCATGTTCATAGCCGATGTGGCTATCGCAGAATACATCGTGCTCATAGCCGATGTGACTATAGCAGAATACATCGTGCTTATAGCCGATGTGACTATAGCAGAATACATCGTGCTCATAGCCGATGTGCCTATCGCAGAATACATCATGCTTATAGCCGATGTGACTATAGCAGAATACATCGTGCTCATAGCCGATGTGCCTATCGCAGAATACATCATGCCCATAGCCGATGTGCCTATCGCAGGATATATGATGCTCATAGCCGGTGTACCTATCGCAGGATATATCATGTTCATAGTCGATGTGCCTATCGCAGAATACATCATGCTCATAGCCGATGTGCCTATCGCAGAATACATCATGCCCATAGCCGATGTGCCTATCGCAGGATATATGATGCCCATAGCCGGTGTACCTATCGCAGGATATATCATGTTCATAGCCGATGTGGCTATCGCAGAATACATTGTGCTCATAGCCGCTGTGCCTATCGCAGAATACATCATGCTTATAGCCGATGTGCCTATCGCAGGATATATGACGCTCATCGTCGATGTACCTATCGGATGA
- the LOC135477892 gene encoding uncharacterized protein LOC135477892 isoform X2, translated as MYYHRKLSCLNRPSSQSARSSLPDLTGWHWLGLNPSNDEDTDTNSGIIRSRDRMPRWFMRHARMCVTVTCCLLYLLAMCLSVNCNETSSQSFPENASLKATKSCTMKMWIQILRSLKFPLISILGVISISFVTRLVFFLCALYTWRCQFQRSAAASFGPFTKPAKLLQMFIIVCLVIAIYTLCSLAFNEDLTFVWAEVFAPAGLATIITVSLGIEGDTEFEKNFQHKNEKDGYVYGLAHAYFQDMLEPFLTPWGQRQTLLRWWSDYGPSETFLVLLVECTHFAEEVFMNEELAQDVEIVDTKNGVFLLRISLGRKNDRFFYVHVPVLINEHLLSVHDWFRSDGRTRLPLDEQKAEYEATLYKLLRDKRQAVDGALGRVLFWRIPNVSVQRIPDILRRGLYRAFGTPNSESFLENITQVWAQNTNDKATGSPEMVRRRISNSDRSSSNRDSAMSGSSGWSTCSTGTC; from the coding sequence ATGTATTACCATCGTAAATTGTCCTGTTTGAACAGACCTTCTTCACAGAGCGCAAGATCCAGTTTACCTGACCTGACAGGATGGCACTGGCTTGGGTTGAACCCGAGCAACGACGAAGACACCGACACCAATTCAGGGATCATCAGATCTCGTGATAGAATGCCGCGATGGTTCATGCGTCACGCCCGCATGTGTGTCACCGTCACCTGTTGCCTTCTGTATCTACTAGCGATGTGTCTCTCTGTCAACTGCAACGAAACAAGCAGCCAGAGTTTCCCTGAGAACGCCTCACTTAAGGCTACCAAGTCGTGTACCATGAAAATGTGGATACAAATCCTGCGGAGCCTAAAGTTCCCATTAATATCTATCCTCGGCGTCATTAGCATCTCTTTCGTTACCAGGCTGGTGTTTTTCCTATGTGCGCTTTACACATGGCGGTGTCAGTTTCAACGGTCAGCCGCCGCCTCATTTGGACCTTTCACAAAACCTGCAAAACTGCTTCAAATGTTCATCATTGTCTGTCTAGTTATCGCCATTTATACACTCTGCTCCCTAGCCTTCAACGAGGACTTGACGTTCGTATGGGCAGAAGTTTTTGCCCCTGCTGGATTAGCCACCATCATAACGGTAAGCCTAGGCATAGAAGGGGACACCGAGTTCGAGAAGAATTTCCAGCACAAGAATGAAAAAGACGGTTATGTGTATGGTCTGGCTCATGCGTACTTTCAAGATATGCTCGAACCCTTCCTGACACCCTGGGGTCAACGGCAGACTCTCCTGAGGTGGTGGAGCGACTACGGCCCTTCAGAAACCTTTCTCGTTCTTCTTGTAGAATGTACTCATTTTGCTGAAGAGGTATTTATGAATGAGGAATTGGCTCAAGATGTCGAAATCGTTGACACaaaaaatggtgtgtttttgcTGAGAATTAGCTTGGGGCGTAAAAATGATCGTTTTTTCTATGTTCATGTGCCCGTGTTGATCAACGAGCATCTGCTATCAGTGCACGACTGGTTCCGCTCCGATGGCCGAACCCGTCTACCTCTAGACGAACAGAAGGCAGAGTACGAAGCTACTTTGTACAAGCTTCTACGTGACAAACGACAGGCGGTGGACGGGGCGCTGGGAAGGGTGCTTTTTTGGCGAATTCCAAACGTTTCCGTCCAGCGTATCCCTGACATTCTTCGCCGTGGTCTCTATCGTGCATTCGGAACGCCAAATTCAGAATCATTCCTAGAAAATATCACTCAAGTTTGGGCTCAAAACACTAATGACAAGGCGACTGGCAGTCCTGAGATGGTCCGCCGAAGAATATCTAATAGCGACAGAAGCTCTAGCAATCGTGATTCTGCTATGTCTGGGTCCAGCGGATGGTCCACGTGTTCCACTGGAACATGTTAA